One genomic segment of Intestinimonas butyriciproducens includes these proteins:
- a CDS encoding DUF6017 domain-containing protein: MAVFRIEKTRDYTVMSNYHLRDRSLSLKAKGLLSLMLSLPEDWDYTMKGLARICKDGIDSISGGIRELEAHGYLVRARVRNENGQLGSIEYTILEQPKEPAQTPAPIREKPIRENPIQVKPMLDAPIQENPAQLNTKEQNKELSITQGSSPIPSSPPTPREKSRIGQDRMRERESYREIILENIDYDILTQDEKLDRDRLDELVELMVDTVCSNRKMIRIAGDDYPAEVVKSRFLKIGSSHIEYVLDRMRENTTYVRNIKKYLLAALYNAPVTMDSYYTSLVSHDLYGSGDRR, encoded by the coding sequence ATGGCAGTTTTCCGCATCGAAAAGACCAGAGATTACACGGTCATGTCCAACTACCACCTGCGGGACAGGTCGCTGTCCCTGAAAGCGAAGGGGCTGCTATCCCTCATGCTGTCGCTGCCGGAGGACTGGGACTATACCATGAAGGGGCTTGCCCGCATCTGCAAGGACGGTATCGACAGCATCAGCGGCGGGATCCGGGAGCTGGAGGCGCACGGCTATCTCGTCCGGGCGCGCGTCCGCAACGAGAACGGGCAGCTTGGCTCCATCGAGTACACCATTTTGGAGCAGCCGAAGGAGCCGGCACAGACGCCCGCGCCTATCCGGGAAAAACCTATACGGGAAAATCCAATACAGGTGAAGCCAATGTTGGATGCCCCAATTCAGGAAAACCCCGCCCAATTAAATACTAAAGAACAAAATAAAGAATTATCAATTACGCAAGGATCAAGTCCTATCCCATCAAGTCCCCCTACCCCCAGAGAAAAAAGCAGGATCGGACAGGACAGGATGCGGGAGCGCGAGAGCTACCGGGAGATCATTTTGGAGAACATCGACTACGATATCCTCACCCAGGATGAAAAGCTGGACAGGGACCGTCTGGATGAGCTGGTGGAGCTCATGGTGGATACCGTCTGCTCCAACCGTAAGATGATCCGTATCGCCGGGGACGACTACCCCGCCGAGGTGGTGAAGTCCCGGTTCTTGAAGATCGGCAGCTCCCACATCGAGTATGTCCTTGACCGGATGCGGGAGAACACCACCTATGTCCGCAATATCAAGAAATATCTGCTGGCGGCGCTGTATAACGCACCGGTCACGATGGACAGCTACTACACATCCCTTGTCAGCCATGACCTGTACGGCAGCGGAGATCGGAGGTGA
- a CDS encoding PcfB family protein, which produces MQEEITQKTLALCVETGKMTAQLLQQAMKKVLADMEKHKKNPQLHHGKQTLRQLMKHNTGVSNIEITDQNIKAFSATAKKYGIDFALKKDTTGEIPRYLVFFKGRDADAVTAAFREFSAKNLAKEKKPSIRRRLTKAKEQAKRQELERGEKVKNRNRGLER; this is translated from the coding sequence TTGCAGGAAGAAATCACGCAGAAAACCCTTGCGCTTTGTGTGGAGACCGGTAAAATGACCGCCCAGCTCTTGCAGCAGGCCATGAAGAAGGTGCTGGCGGATATGGAAAAGCACAAGAAAAACCCGCAACTCCATCACGGCAAGCAGACACTCCGTCAGCTTATGAAGCACAACACCGGCGTTTCCAACATTGAGATCACGGACCAGAATATCAAGGCGTTCTCCGCCACGGCGAAGAAGTACGGCATTGACTTTGCCCTGAAAAAAGATACCACCGGGGAGATTCCCCGGTACCTGGTGTTCTTTAAGGGCAGGGACGCCGACGCGGTGACGGCGGCCTTCCGCGAGTTCTCCGCAAAGAATCTGGCGAAGGAGAAAAAGCCCTCCATCCGCAGGCGGCTGACCAAGGCCAAGGAGCAGGCGAAGCGGCAGGAGCTGGAGCGGGGCGAGAAGGTCAAAAACAGGAATCGGGGGCTGGAACGATGA
- a CDS encoding VirD4-like conjugal transfer protein, CD1115 family, which translates to MTGKLKKVLLPNLPYLLFAWLFDKLCQAVRLSPGADASEKLLRIAQGFTEAFASLWLSLHPLDLLLGVAGAALVRLAVYLKAKNAKKYRRGVEYGSARWGRPEDIAPYIDPVPDWNIPLTRTESLTMTSRPKDPKTARNKNILVIGGSGSGKTRFFVKPSLLQMHSSYVVTDPKGQLLRETGKLLAHGGPKRDENGKPVRDGRGKIVYEPYRIKVLNTINFSKSMKYNPLAYVRSEKDILKLVNVIIANTKGDGEKSSEDFWVKAERLLYCALIGYIWYEAEPEEKNFITLLELINACEAREDDETYKSPVDILFDELAQAQPEHFAVKQYVKFKMAAGKTLKSILVSCGARLSPFDIKELRDIMTEDELELDTMGDRKTALFLIMSDTDTTFNFVIAMLQSQLFNLLCDKADDLYNGRLPVHVRCLLDEFANIGQIPNFDKLIATIRSREISASIILQSQSQLKTIYKDAADTIVGNCDVTLFLGGKEKSTLKEISELLGKETIDSLSQSENRGAQTSHGLSYQKLGKELMTQDEIAVMDGGKCILQLRGVRPFFSDKYDLTKHPRYKYLSDADKKNVFDVERYMKRRPAIVKPDEPFDMYELSAKDLTDEPDNNSTKRKET; encoded by the coding sequence ATGACGGGAAAGCTGAAAAAGGTCCTGCTGCCGAACCTTCCGTATCTGCTGTTCGCCTGGCTTTTTGATAAGCTCTGCCAGGCGGTCCGGCTCTCGCCGGGGGCGGACGCTTCGGAAAAGCTGCTTCGTATCGCCCAGGGCTTCACCGAGGCCTTCGCTTCCCTCTGGCTCAGCCTGCATCCTCTGGATCTGCTGCTGGGCGTTGCCGGGGCGGCGCTTGTTCGGCTGGCGGTGTACCTGAAAGCGAAAAACGCGAAGAAATATCGCCGTGGCGTTGAGTACGGATCGGCCCGCTGGGGCCGGCCGGAGGATATCGCGCCCTACATAGACCCCGTTCCCGATTGGAACATCCCTCTGACCCGGACGGAAAGCCTCACCATGACCAGCCGCCCGAAGGATCCGAAAACGGCGAGAAATAAAAATATCCTGGTCATCGGCGGCTCCGGCAGCGGTAAGACAAGGTTCTTTGTCAAGCCGTCCCTGCTCCAAATGCACAGCTCCTATGTGGTCACCGACCCCAAAGGGCAGCTCCTTCGGGAGACGGGAAAGCTCCTGGCGCACGGCGGGCCGAAGCGGGACGAGAACGGAAAGCCGGTGCGAGACGGCCGCGGCAAGATCGTCTATGAGCCCTACCGCATCAAGGTCCTGAACACCATCAACTTTTCCAAGAGCATGAAATATAACCCGCTGGCCTATGTGCGCTCCGAGAAGGATATCTTGAAGCTGGTCAATGTCATCATTGCCAACACGAAGGGCGACGGTGAAAAGTCCTCCGAAGATTTTTGGGTCAAAGCCGAGCGCCTTTTATACTGCGCTCTGATCGGCTACATCTGGTACGAGGCGGAGCCGGAGGAGAAAAACTTCATCACCCTGCTGGAGCTCATCAACGCCTGCGAGGCCAGAGAGGACGACGAGACCTATAAAAGCCCCGTGGATATCCTCTTTGACGAGCTGGCGCAGGCGCAGCCGGAGCACTTCGCCGTCAAGCAATATGTCAAATTCAAAATGGCGGCCGGCAAGACACTCAAAAGCATTTTGGTGAGCTGCGGCGCCCGCCTGTCCCCCTTCGATATCAAGGAGCTGCGGGACATTATGACGGAGGACGAATTGGAGCTTGACACGATGGGCGACCGGAAAACGGCGCTGTTCCTCATTATGAGTGATACCGATACCACCTTCAATTTCGTCATTGCCATGCTGCAAAGCCAGCTTTTCAACCTGCTCTGCGACAAGGCGGACGATCTCTATAACGGGCGGCTGCCTGTCCATGTGCGATGCCTTCTGGACGAGTTTGCCAATATCGGCCAGATACCAAACTTTGACAAGCTGATCGCCACCATCCGAAGCCGTGAGATATCGGCTTCTATTATTTTGCAGTCGCAAAGCCAGCTAAAGACCATCTACAAGGACGCGGCAGATACCATTGTCGGCAACTGCGACGTCACCTTGTTTTTGGGAGGCAAGGAGAAGTCAACGCTGAAAGAGATCTCGGAGCTGCTGGGCAAGGAGACCATCGACAGCCTGAGCCAGTCCGAAAATCGCGGCGCGCAGACCTCTCACGGCCTCAGTTATCAGAAATTGGGAAAGGAGTTGATGACCCAGGACGAGATCGCGGTCATGGACGGCGGCAAGTGTATCTTGCAGCTTCGGGGCGTGCGCCCGTTTTTCAGCGACAAGTACGACCTGACAAAGCACCCCCGCTACAAATACCTGTCCGACGCCGACAAAAAGAACGTCTTTGACGTAGAACGGTACATGAAGCGCAGACCGGCCATCGTGAAGCCGGACGAGCCTTTCGATATGTACGAATTGAGCGCAAAAGACCTGACAGACGAACCCGACAACAATTCTACAAAACGAAAGGAAACATGA
- a CDS encoding Maff2 family mobile element protein, which produces MEFFNSAIDVLQTLVIALGGGLCVWGGINLLEGYGQDNPAAKSQGVKQLVAGGGVALIGVTLIPLLSGLLG; this is translated from the coding sequence ATGGAGTTCTTCAACAGTGCCATCGACGTATTGCAGACCCTGGTCATCGCCCTGGGCGGCGGCCTTTGCGTGTGGGGCGGCATCAACCTTCTGGAAGGCTACGGCCAGGATAACCCCGCGGCCAAATCGCAGGGCGTCAAGCAGCTTGTCGCGGGCGGCGGCGTCGCCCTGATCGGCGTGACCCTGATCCCCCTGCTGTCCGGCCTGCTTGGCTGA
- a CDS encoding VirB6/TrbL-like conjugal transfer protein, CD1112 family, with the protein MIIEMIQEWFKELLIDGIISNLSGTFDTVNTKVGEIAGEVGMTPAGWNGGIFNMIRGLSETVIVPIAGIILTFVMCYELIQLIVEKNNLHDFDTWLFWKWIFKTFCAVLIVTNTWNIVMAVFDMAQSVVNQSAGVIISDAGIDISGVVGNLETALADWSIGSLLGLWFQSIFVGLCSHILTIAIFLVIYGRMIEVYLTVSVGPIPFATMANREWGQTGQNYLKSLLALGFQAFLIMVCVGIYAVLVQNIAVGDDITVAIWECLGYTVLLCYTLFRTGSLAKSLFGAH; encoded by the coding sequence GTGATAATTGAAATGATCCAGGAGTGGTTCAAGGAGCTGCTGATCGACGGCATCATCTCCAACCTCTCCGGGACCTTTGACACCGTGAATACGAAGGTGGGCGAGATCGCCGGCGAGGTGGGTATGACGCCGGCCGGCTGGAATGGCGGCATCTTCAACATGATCCGCGGCCTCTCTGAAACGGTCATCGTTCCCATCGCCGGCATCATCCTCACCTTCGTCATGTGCTATGAGCTGATCCAGCTCATCGTGGAAAAGAATAATCTCCACGATTTTGACACCTGGCTTTTCTGGAAGTGGATCTTCAAGACCTTCTGCGCGGTGCTCATCGTCACCAATACCTGGAATATCGTCATGGCGGTATTCGATATGGCGCAGAGCGTGGTCAATCAGAGCGCCGGCGTCATCATCTCCGACGCGGGGATCGATATTTCCGGCGTGGTCGGCAATTTGGAAACGGCCCTGGCGGACTGGAGCATCGGTTCTTTGCTGGGCCTGTGGTTTCAGAGTATTTTTGTGGGCCTCTGCTCCCATATCCTCACCATCGCCATCTTCCTTGTGATCTACGGAAGAATGATCGAGGTGTATCTGACCGTATCCGTGGGGCCGATCCCCTTTGCCACCATGGCCAACCGTGAGTGGGGTCAGACGGGGCAGAACTATTTGAAGTCCCTGCTAGCCCTGGGCTTTCAGGCGTTTCTCATTATGGTCTGCGTGGGCATCTACGCGGTGCTGGTGCAGAATATCGCCGTGGGGGATGATATCACCGTGGCGATCTGGGAGTGCCTGGGCTATACGGTGCTGCTGTGCTACACCCTGTTCCGCACCGGCAGCCTCGCAAAGAGCCTGTTCGGGGCGCATTGA
- a CDS encoding MT-A70 family methyltransferase, with translation MKKYKVIYADPPWAYKVWSKKGAGRSAESHYPTMDIEAIKALPVGELADKDCALFLWITFPMLREAWGVMDAWGFTFKTVAFVWIKQCRKSEGLFTGMGYWTRANAEICLLATRGRPKRAARDVKQVILSHVERHSQKPEEARRRIEALMGDVPRIELFARASPPGWDVWGNEVASDIRLAERM, from the coding sequence ATGAAAAAATACAAGGTCATCTACGCGGATCCGCCCTGGGCCTATAAGGTTTGGAGCAAGAAGGGCGCGGGGCGCAGCGCCGAGAGCCATTACCCCACCATGGACATAGAGGCCATCAAGGCCCTGCCAGTGGGGGAGCTGGCGGACAAGGACTGCGCCCTGTTTCTCTGGATCACCTTCCCCATGCTGCGGGAGGCCTGGGGCGTCATGGACGCCTGGGGCTTCACCTTCAAGACCGTAGCCTTCGTCTGGATCAAGCAGTGCCGGAAGTCGGAGGGCCTGTTCACCGGCATGGGCTACTGGACGCGGGCCAACGCGGAGATCTGCCTGCTGGCGACCCGCGGACGCCCGAAGCGGGCGGCGCGGGATGTGAAGCAGGTCATCCTCTCCCATGTGGAGCGGCACAGCCAGAAGCCGGAGGAGGCGCGGCGGCGGATCGAAGCCCTCATGGGGGACGTGCCCCGTATTGAGCTGTTCGCAAGAGCCTCACCGCCCGGCTGGGATGTGTGGGGAAATGAAGTTGCAAGCGATATCCGGCTTGCGGAAAGGATGTGA
- a CDS encoding VirB4-like conjugal transfer ATPase, CD1110 family: MAYVTVPKDLTKIKSKMLFGLTKRQLVCFGSAALVGVPLFFLSKGSMGTTPAALCMILVMLPFFLFALYEKNGQTPEALLGNLIQCKFTRPKKRVYQTNNAYSALEKQAELERTVGRIASGAGKRGKGRRRLTRQERKQIEAVIRQARGDGKNHTVQASLPFRNMHPDGLCRLDDRHFSKTIAYADVSYRLAGPDDQRDIFERLCDFYNGYDPSIGVQMTLSSSHKAGGGDLFRMAAQGDDLDGIRAEASGILQTQYERGSNGYVKSKYVTLTIEAESVQAARARFSRIEADTLNRFKVMGAAAKVLDGKERLALLHGLLHPRGEPFAFEWDWLAPSGLSVKDFIAPSSFEFGETRRFRMGEMYGAVSFLQILAPEIQDRILTDFMDVEGNLLVTMHVRGINQNEAIKMVKRKITDLDAMKIQEQKKAARSGYDLDILPSDLSTYGGAAKNLLQDLQSRNERMFNMTFLMLHLAPTKQKLEIAVSQSASVAQTHNCILTRLDFQQEDGLMSSLPLGLNRIQIERSLTTSALAVFVPFVTQELFMGGDAMYYGLNALSGNMILLDRKQSRCPNGLVFGTPGSGKSMSCKREITYVMLTTKDNVIICDPEDEYSPLVNRLGGQVIRLSPNSRDYVNPLDINLNYSEEENPLALKSDFVLSFCELIMGSKTGLEAIEKTVIDRAVQKIYQPYFADPRPENMPILSDLMAALTAQHIPEADRVAQALDLYVNGSLNFFNHRTTVDIRNRLVCFDIKGLGKNLKKPGMLIVQDAVWNTVTVNRSIGRATWYFVDEFHLLLKEEQTAAYSAEIWKRFRKWGGVPTGATQNPKDLLHSPEIENILENSDFIYLLNLSAGDRKLMTERLNISAEQLAYVTNADPGSGLLFFQNVILPFKDEFPKTTELYRLLTTKPSEVSHDGQTG; encoded by the coding sequence TTGGCATACGTAACGGTCCCGAAGGACCTGACAAAAATCAAAAGCAAGATGCTGTTCGGCCTGACGAAGCGGCAGCTTGTGTGTTTCGGATCGGCGGCGCTTGTTGGAGTGCCGCTTTTCTTTTTGAGCAAGGGCAGCATGGGCACGACGCCGGCGGCGCTGTGCATGATCCTTGTCATGCTGCCCTTTTTCCTGTTCGCCCTGTATGAGAAGAACGGGCAGACCCCGGAGGCGCTGCTGGGTAATCTGATCCAGTGCAAATTCACCCGTCCGAAAAAGCGTGTCTATCAGACAAATAACGCCTATTCCGCTTTGGAAAAGCAGGCGGAGCTGGAGCGGACGGTGGGGCGGATCGCCTCCGGCGCTGGGAAAAGAGGCAAGGGCCGGCGCAGGCTCACCCGGCAGGAGCGAAAGCAGATCGAGGCCGTCATCCGGCAGGCCAGGGGGGACGGCAAGAATCACACCGTACAGGCAAGCCTCCCCTTCCGCAATATGCACCCGGACGGCCTGTGCCGTCTGGACGACCGGCATTTTTCCAAAACCATCGCCTACGCCGACGTCAGCTACCGTCTGGCGGGGCCGGACGATCAGCGGGATATCTTTGAACGCCTCTGCGACTTCTATAACGGCTATGACCCCTCCATCGGCGTGCAAATGACCCTGAGCAGCAGCCACAAGGCCGGCGGTGGGGACCTGTTCCGCATGGCGGCCCAGGGGGACGATCTGGACGGGATCCGCGCCGAGGCCTCCGGTATCCTGCAAACGCAGTATGAGCGCGGCAGCAACGGCTATGTGAAAAGCAAGTATGTCACGCTGACCATCGAGGCGGAGAGCGTCCAGGCGGCGCGGGCAAGGTTTTCTCGGATCGAGGCGGACACCCTGAACCGCTTCAAGGTCATGGGTGCGGCGGCAAAGGTGCTGGACGGCAAGGAGCGGCTGGCGCTGCTGCACGGCCTCCTCCATCCCAGAGGGGAGCCCTTCGCCTTTGAATGGGACTGGCTGGCGCCCTCCGGCCTGTCCGTAAAGGATTTTATCGCGCCTTCCTCCTTCGAGTTTGGGGAGACACGGCGCTTCCGCATGGGCGAAATGTACGGCGCGGTGTCCTTCTTGCAGATATTGGCCCCGGAGATCCAGGACCGTATCCTCACGGATTTCATGGATGTGGAGGGAAACCTTCTCGTCACCATGCACGTCCGCGGCATCAATCAGAACGAGGCCATCAAGATGGTCAAGCGCAAGATCACCGATCTGGACGCCATGAAGATCCAGGAGCAGAAGAAGGCCGCCCGCAGCGGCTACGATCTGGATATCCTCCCCTCCGACCTCTCCACCTACGGCGGCGCGGCGAAAAATCTCTTGCAGGATTTACAGAGCCGCAACGAGCGAATGTTCAATATGACCTTCCTCATGCTGCATCTGGCGCCCACGAAGCAAAAGCTGGAGATCGCCGTTTCCCAGTCTGCCAGCGTCGCCCAGACCCATAACTGCATCCTGACCCGGCTGGACTTCCAGCAGGAGGACGGGCTGATGTCCTCGCTGCCGCTGGGCCTTAACCGTATCCAAATCGAACGCAGCCTCACCACTTCGGCGCTGGCGGTATTCGTCCCCTTTGTGACCCAGGAGCTCTTTATGGGCGGGGACGCCATGTATTACGGGCTCAACGCCCTGTCCGGCAACATGATCCTGCTGGATCGCAAGCAGTCCCGATGCCCCAACGGCCTTGTGTTCGGCACGCCGGGCAGCGGCAAGTCCATGAGCTGTAAGCGGGAGATCACCTATGTCATGCTGACCACGAAGGATAATGTCATCATCTGTGACCCGGAGGACGAGTATTCCCCGCTGGTGAACCGGCTGGGCGGTCAGGTGATCCGGCTTTCCCCCAACAGCCGAGACTATGTGAATCCCCTGGATATCAACCTCAATTACAGCGAGGAAGAAAACCCGCTGGCGCTGAAAAGCGATTTCGTGCTGTCCTTCTGTGAGCTCATCATGGGCAGCAAGACAGGGCTGGAGGCCATCGAGAAAACCGTCATCGACCGTGCCGTGCAGAAGATCTATCAGCCGTACTTCGCAGACCCCCGGCCGGAGAATATGCCGATCCTCTCCGATCTCATGGCAGCCCTCACCGCCCAGCATATCCCGGAGGCGGACCGTGTGGCCCAGGCGCTTGACCTGTATGTGAACGGCTCTCTCAACTTCTTTAACCACCGTACCACCGTGGATATCCGCAACCGCCTTGTCTGCTTCGATATCAAGGGGCTTGGCAAGAACCTGAAAAAGCCGGGGATGCTCATTGTCCAGGACGCGGTGTGGAACACCGTCACGGTGAACCGCTCCATTGGGCGGGCCACCTGGTATTTCGTGGACGAATTCCATTTGCTTTTGAAGGAGGAACAGACGGCGGCGTACAGCGCCGAGATCTGGAAGCGCTTCCGCAAATGGGGCGGCGTCCCGACCGGGGCAACGCAGAACCCGAAGGACCTGCTGCACAGCCCGGAGATCGAAAACATTCTGGAAAACAGCGATTTTATCTATTTGCTGAACCTCTCCGCGGGCGACCGCAAGCTGATGACGGAGCGGCTGAACATCTCCGCCGAGCAGCTTGCCTATGTGACCAACGCGGACCCCGGCAGCGGCCTTCTGTTCTTCCAAAATGTGATCCTGCCCTTCAAGGACGAGTTTCCCAAGACCACCGAGCTATACAGACTTCTCACGACAAAGCCCAGCGAGGTTTCCCACGACGGGCAAACCGGATAA